In Oryza sativa Japonica Group chromosome 11, ASM3414082v1, the following are encoded in one genomic region:
- the LOC136354252 gene encoding uncharacterized protein, whose translation MAAAAARSKQLRMPQEHISWILHRREPSFDEADKAAARRELYTDDHELVRSGWFDDLLALQRGFVERRKASWARFCEMAARVRAEFEANGFVEVDDGYFDRQEENRALVWENCGREFAQMLRENKDGEFGDRDDEAVSDDEHQHEDEEEDEPHDQESESDGDL comes from the coding sequence atggcagcggcggcggcgaggtcgaagcAGCTCCGGATGCCGCAGGAGCACATCAGCTGGATCCTTCACCGGAGGGAGCCGTCGTTCGACGAGGCCGACAAGGCCGCGGCGCGCAGGGAGCTCTACACCGACGACCACGAGCTGGTGCGGAGCGGGTGGTTCGACGACCTGCTGGCGCTGCAGCGGGGGTTCGtcgagaggaggaaggcgagCTGGGCCAGGTTCTGCGAGATggcggcgcgggtgcgcgccgaGTTCGAGGCCAACGGGTTCGTCGAGGTGGACGACGGCTACTTCGATCGGCAGGAGGAGAACCGAGCTCTCGTCTGGGAGAATTGCGGGAGAGAGTTCGCTCAGATGCTCCGGGAGAACAAAGACGGGGAGTTTGGGGACCGCGATGATGAAGCTGTTTCTGATGACGAACACCAACAcgaagatgaagaggaagatgaACCACATGATCAGGAATCAGAGTCAGATGGTGATCTCTGA